A portion of the Panthera tigris isolate Pti1 chromosome E1, P.tigris_Pti1_mat1.1, whole genome shotgun sequence genome contains these proteins:
- the RAD51D gene encoding DNA repair protein RAD51 homolog 4 isoform X1 yields MGVLRAGLCPGLTQDTVQLLRSRGIKTVVDLVSADLEDVAQKCGLSYKALVALRRVLLAQFSAFPFNGADLYEELKTSTAILSTGIGRFVLGLDKLLDAGLYTGEVTEIVGGPGSGKTQVCLCVAANVAYGLQQNVVYVDSNGGLTASRLLQLLQARTPDEEEQAGALQRIQVVRAFDIFQMLDVLQDLRGAMSQQVSSASATVKVVVVDSVTAVVSPLLGGQQREGLALMMQLARELKTLARDVGVAVMVTNHMIRDRDSGKLKPALGRSWSFVPSTRILLDIEEGAGTSGSWRRACLTKSPRLPTGFQEMVDIGTWGTPEQSPTSQGDQM; encoded by the exons ATGGGCGTTCTCAGGGCCGGGCTGTGCCCGGGCCTCACCCAGGACACGGTCCAGCTTCTGAGGAGCCGCGGGATCAAGACAG TGGTGGACCTGGTTTCTGCAGACCTGGAGGATGTAGCCCAGAAGTGTGGCTTGTCTTACAAG GCCCTGGTTGCCCTGAGAAGGGTGCTGCTGGCTCAGTTCTCAGCTTTCCCCTTCAATGGCGCTGATCTGTACGAGGAACTAAAGACCTCCACAGCCATCCTGTCCACTGGCATCGGAAGGTTTGTACTTGG CCTGGACAAACTGCTTGATGCTGGTCTCTACACTGGAGAAGTGACTGAAATTGTAGGAGGCCCAGGTAGCGGCAAAACCCAG GTATGTCTTTGTGTGGCTGCAAATGTGGCCTATGGCTTGCAGCAGAATGTTGTATACGTTGATTCCAATGGAGGACTGACAGCCTCCCGCCTCCTCCAGCTGCTTCAGGCTAGAACCCCAGATGAGGAGGAGCAG GCAGGAGCTCTCCAGAGGATCCAGGTGGTTCGTGCATTTGACATCTTCCAGATGTTGGACGTATTGCAGGACCTCCGAGGCGCTATGTCCCAGCAG GTGAGCAGTGCCTCAGCGACTGTGAAGGTGGTGGTTGTGGACTCGGTCACTGCCGTGGTCTCCCCACTTCTGGGAGGTCAGCAGAGGGAAG GTTTGGCCTTGATGATGCAGCTGGCTCGAGAGCTGAAGACCCTGGCCCGGGACGTTGGTGTGGCGGTAATG GTGACCAATCACATGATCCGAGACAGGGACAGTGGGAAGCTCAAACCTGCCCTTGGACGCTCCTGGAGCTTTGTACCCAGCACCCGGATTCTCCTGGACAttgaggaaggggcagggacgTCAGGCAGTTGGCGCAGGGCCTGTCTGACCAAATCTCCCCGTCTG CCAACAGGTTTCCAGGAGATGGTAGACATTGGAACCTGGGGGActccagagcagagccccacgtCACAGGGAGATCAGATGTGA
- the RAD51D gene encoding DNA repair protein RAD51 homolog 4 isoform X2, translating into MGVLRAGLCPGLTQDTVQLLRSRGIKTVVDLVSADLEDVAQKCGLSYKALVALRRVLLAQFSAFPFNGADLYEELKTSTAILSTGIGSLDKLLDAGLYTGEVTEIVGGPGSGKTQVCLCVAANVAYGLQQNVVYVDSNGGLTASRLLQLLQARTPDEEEQAGALQRIQVVRAFDIFQMLDVLQDLRGAMSQQVSSASATVKVVVVDSVTAVVSPLLGGQQREGLALMMQLARELKTLARDVGVAVMVTNHMIRDRDSGKLKPALGRSWSFVPSTRILLDIEEGAGTSGSWRRACLTKSPRLPTGFQEMVDIGTWGTPEQSPTSQGDQM; encoded by the exons ATGGGCGTTCTCAGGGCCGGGCTGTGCCCGGGCCTCACCCAGGACACGGTCCAGCTTCTGAGGAGCCGCGGGATCAAGACAG TGGTGGACCTGGTTTCTGCAGACCTGGAGGATGTAGCCCAGAAGTGTGGCTTGTCTTACAAG GCCCTGGTTGCCCTGAGAAGGGTGCTGCTGGCTCAGTTCTCAGCTTTCCCCTTCAATGGCGCTGATCTGTACGAGGAACTAAAGACCTCCACAGCCATCCTGTCCACTGGCATCGGAAG CCTGGACAAACTGCTTGATGCTGGTCTCTACACTGGAGAAGTGACTGAAATTGTAGGAGGCCCAGGTAGCGGCAAAACCCAG GTATGTCTTTGTGTGGCTGCAAATGTGGCCTATGGCTTGCAGCAGAATGTTGTATACGTTGATTCCAATGGAGGACTGACAGCCTCCCGCCTCCTCCAGCTGCTTCAGGCTAGAACCCCAGATGAGGAGGAGCAG GCAGGAGCTCTCCAGAGGATCCAGGTGGTTCGTGCATTTGACATCTTCCAGATGTTGGACGTATTGCAGGACCTCCGAGGCGCTATGTCCCAGCAG GTGAGCAGTGCCTCAGCGACTGTGAAGGTGGTGGTTGTGGACTCGGTCACTGCCGTGGTCTCCCCACTTCTGGGAGGTCAGCAGAGGGAAG GTTTGGCCTTGATGATGCAGCTGGCTCGAGAGCTGAAGACCCTGGCCCGGGACGTTGGTGTGGCGGTAATG GTGACCAATCACATGATCCGAGACAGGGACAGTGGGAAGCTCAAACCTGCCCTTGGACGCTCCTGGAGCTTTGTACCCAGCACCCGGATTCTCCTGGACAttgaggaaggggcagggacgTCAGGCAGTTGGCGCAGGGCCTGTCTGACCAAATCTCCCCGTCTG CCAACAGGTTTCCAGGAGATGGTAGACATTGGAACCTGGGGGActccagagcagagccccacgtCACAGGGAGATCAGATGTGA